One window of Fragaria vesca subsp. vesca unplaced genomic scaffold, FraVesHawaii_1.0 scf0513027, whole genome shotgun sequence genomic DNA carries:
- the LOC101294719 gene encoding protein FAR-RED IMPAIRED RESPONSE 1-like: MVYASYTIDEWEEAWGDVVAKHGLEEDPWITALYEKRDRWAEAFFRGNFCAGMCSTQRLEGINGKIKTRVSRHTRLGEFLPRFHSGVCFLRNRYLLDDYKSKNHKRKFDSHLKSIEEDAFNTFTDDIFVVIKGQIMLENRFSVRSCVQFGGSGDLMFYLSQYERPNRSWTVLYSSVDGKYSCSCLQFESDGVPCAHLFCVLKYRNVSVYPKSLIEDRWTKGGGRLKMVPIVAECVDEKSGRILRYTALMCEAKKACHNLSQSTEGFDAGIVQLSGLTETSMKYREAKRSSVVEPVVHPVPDNVLKDPVIARTKGMHGNSVLAANAGNVNGGEGNRCRECGVPGHNKRRCPLVKYTNKGPGKCQKSSKKSKTAVSGKSTKPLRSDRSGKPSKSGETGTSENVGEHGYEENIPATSEFEGNEPNQSKNAYTTQRSPSDVVHTDTFVGDECHDNVNMADVNSQVGKSCQINE, translated from the coding sequence ATGGTATATGCTTCGTATACGATTGATGAATGGGAGGAAGCGTGGGGCGACGTTGTTGCCAAACACGGGTTGGAGGAAGATCCTTGGATTACAGCTTTGTATGAGAAGCGTGATAGGTGGGCGGAGGCATTTTTTAGGGGGAACTTTTGTGCGGGGATGTGCAGCACTCAGAGATTGGAGGGGATTAATGGTAAGATTAAGACTCGGGTTTCAAGACACACTCGGTTGGGTGAATTTCTGCCCAGATTTCATTCCggtgtttgttttttgagaaACCGTTATTTGTTGGACGATTACAAGTCAAAAAACCACAAGAGGAAATTTGACTCTCACCTTAAGTCGATTGAGGAAGATGCATTCAATACCTTCACGgatgatatatttgttgtTATAAAGGGTCAGATAATGTTGGAGAACCGTTTCAGTGTTAGAAGTTGTGTTCAGTTTGGTGGGTCAGGAGACTTGATGTTTTACTTGTCCCAATATGAGAGACCTAATCGTAGTTGGACGGTGTTGTACAGTTCCGTAGATGGGAAATATTCATGTTCGTGTTTGCAATTTGAGTCGGATGGGGTGCCATGTGCTCACCTTTTCTGCGTACTCAAATACAGGAACGTGAGTGTATACCCAAAATCATTGATTGAAGACAGGTGGACTAAAGGCGGTGGCAGATTGAAAATGGTTCCAATTGTAGCTGAGTGTGTTGATGAGAAGTCAGGCAGAATATTGAGGTACACAGCCCTGATGTGTGAAGCAAAGAAGGCTTGTCATAATCTGTCTCAATCAACCGAAGGCTTTGATGCAGGCATTGTTCAATTGTCCGGGCTTACAGAGACATCTATGAAATACCGGGAGGCTAAAAGATCAAGTGTGGTAGAACCTGTGGTACACCCGGTGCCTGACAATGTCTTAAAAGACCCTGTGATTGCCAGAACGAAGGGTATGCACGGAAACAGTGTGCTTGCAGCGAATGCAGGAAACGTGAACGGTGGAGAAGGTAACAGGTGCAGAGAATGTGGTGTGCCAGGTCACAACAAACGCAGATGTCCGTTGGTAAAATATACCAATAAGGGGCCTGGTAAATGTCAGAAATCCAGTAAGAAATCAAAGACTGCCGTATCTGGGAAGTCGACTAAACCCCTCCGATCTGACAGATCTGGTAAGCCTTCGAAATCTGGTGAGACCGGGACGTCTGAGAATGTGGGAGAGCATGGTTATGAAGAGAACATACCAGCAACATCTGAATTTGAGGGGAATGAGCCAAACCAAAGCAAGAATGCATACACCACGCAGCGGTCACCCTCTGATGTCGTTCACACTGACACATTTGTAGGAGATGAATGCCATGACAATGTAAACATGGCTGATGTGAACTCCCAGGTTGGTAAGAGCTGTCAAATTAATGAATAG